In Gloeomargarita sp. SKYB120, the sequence GCCATTACCCTGGCGACCCTGTATGGGCAAGGTGGATTGGTCGGTCAGTTCTGGGACGAAGGAACCTTTTTGGGGCGCCTGCTCCCGTTGAATTTCACGGCGTCCGTGCAGGCTGTGGTGTTGGCCCAGTTGTTTGTCACCCTGCCGTTTGTGGTGCGCACGGTACAGCCAGTGTTGTGGGAGTTGGAGCCGGAGGTGGAGGAGGCGGCCTATACCTTGGGGGCGTCTCCCTGGCGTTGTTTCCGGCAAATTCTCTTGCCCGCCTTAACGCCGGCTTTATTTACGGGCTTTACCTTAGCTTTGGCCCGGGGCATCGGCGAGTTTGGGGTAGTGGTGCTCATCTCCGGCAACATCCCCTACCAGACCTTGACAGCCACCGTCTATATCTACCAACAGTTAGAGGCGTTTAATTATCCCGCCGCCACTGCCGTAGCCCTGGTGTTGTTGGTAGCGTCCTTGGCCTTGTTTGGTCTCACCCGCTGGGTGCAGGGGCGTGTGCTGCCGCGGATGTAACCTACTCCAATTGCTCAAAGTCACTGCTGCCGCCGGCGGCTACTGTGCGCTGGTAGGCGGCTGCGCCCATCTGGCTGAGATTGACGTTCAACTGGTCCAGCTCTCGCCGGAAGTCTTCCAGTGCCGTCATCGAGTCCGCCATCATGCGCTTGATCCGTCCCACCCGCGCCGCCGCCTCGGACTTGACCGCCTCGTTGATGTAGGGCCCGTGTTCTCGCAGCGTGTTCTCGTACAACGACAGCAGGACATCCGCCTGGTTTTTCAGCTCCACAAAGGCTTTGCGCCGGGCGTCCGCTTCGGCACTGAAGGTCGCCTCCAGCGTCATGCGCTTGATTTCCTCGGGGCTGAGACCGCCGGTGTTGGTCAAGCGCACCGATTGGCTGCGACCCGTCCCCTTGTCCACCGCCGTGACCTGCAAAATGCCGTTGGCGTCAATCTCAAAGGTCACCTCGATCTGGGGAACCCCCCGCGGCGCCGGTGGAATGCCCGTCAGCTCCATCCGCCCCAAACTGCGGTTGTCCGCCGCCATGGGCCGCTCGCCTTGGAGAATATGTACCTCAACCACCGTTTGGTTGTCCGTGGCCGTCGAGAAAATCTGGGAACGGCTGGTGGGAATCCTAGTGTTGCGCTCAATGATTTTGGTAAAAACGCCGCCTAGCGTCTCAATCCCCAACGACAAGGGCGTCACATCCAGCAGCAACAAGTCCTTTACCATCGTTTCCTTGCCCAGGATACCCGCCTGGATCGCCGCGCCAATCGCCACCGCCTCGTCCGGATTCACCGATTTTTCGGGGGCTTTACCGTCAAAGTATTCCTGAATTGCCCGCTGCACCGCTGGCATTCGGGTAGACCCGCCCACCAGCAAAATCCGGTCAATGTCGCGCGGTTTCAGCCCCGCATCCCGCAACGCCTGGCCCACCGGGTCCAACGTTGCCTGCACAAGATGGCGAGTCAGCTCCTCAAACTTGGCGCGGGTCAGTTCCACATCAATGTGCTTGGCGCCTGTGGCATCGGAGGCGATAAAGGGTAGGTTGATCGTGGTGCTCAGGGCGCTGGAGAGTTCAATCTTGGCCTTCTCGGCGGCCTCCCGCACCCGTTGCAGGGCCATTCTATCCTCTCGCAGGTCAATGCCCTCCTGCTCCTGGAACTCCCGCAAAATCCACTCCACCAAACAGGCGTCGAAGTCATCGCCCCCCAGGTGGTTGTTGCCAGCCGTGGCAATTACTTCAAAAATCCCGTCCCCCAGGCGCAGGATGGACACGTCAAATGTCCCCCCACCTAGGTCAAACACCAAGACCGTCTGGTCCTGGTCCTGCTTGTCCACGCCAAAAGCCAGGGCTGCCGCCGTGGGTTCGTTGATAATCCGCAACACCTCCAGCCCGGCAATCGTCCCTGCATCCTTGGTGGCCTGGCGCTGGGCATCGCTGAAGTAGGCCGGCACCGTAATCACTGCTTGGGTCACCGGCTCGCCCAAAAAGCTTTCCGCGTCCTGCTTCAATTTCTGCAGGATCATCGCCGAAATCTCTTGGGGGGTATAGACCTGGTTGCGCACCTCTACGTTGACGGTGTTATCTTTGCCCGGCACGCACTTGTAGGGCACTCGCCGGCGCTCTTCTTCGGTTTCCTGCCACCGCCGCCCGATAAACCGCTTGATGCTGTAGATGGTGTTTTCGGCATCCGTCACCGCCCGCCGTTTCGCTGGTTGGCCGACCAGTCGCTCGCCTGACTTGCCAAATCCCACGACGCTGGGTGTGGTTCGCCCTCCTTCGGCATTGGGAATAACCGTTGCCTGACCTCCCTCGAGCACCGCCACACAACTGTTCGTCGTCCCTAGGTCAATACCCACAATCTTGGCCATAGGCGCTAACCCGACTGAGCTGCCGACACATCCGTGGAGCTACTCTTCAGTGTTCCCCAAAAGCGAGCGACAGCGATCACCATCGCCCAAACTAGCGAGTGGAAATTACTCCTCATCTTAACGCGCCTGCGACCAGACAGCTAGCTGTTTTCCGCTGGTGGAGATTCGCTCGGCGGGTTTTGGCTGCCGGTAGACACCTTCACCAGCGCATGGCGCAGGACCCGCTCCTGGTCTCCCACCTTTAGGAAATAGCCGCGCCGCAGCTCTTCGATGACCGTCCCTTCCGGGTACTCATCACTCGCTTCCTGAAGGATGGCCTCGTGACGTGTGGGGTCAAAGGGTTGACCCTTGCTGGGAATCGGCGCCACCCCCATTTTTTTCAACTCCTCCACCATCTGCTTGTAAACCCCCTGGTAGCTTTTGTGGATGGTCATTCCCTCCTCAGTCTCCGGCTGGAGGTGGGCACGGGCGCGTTCAAAGTTGTCTACTACCGCCAGCAGTTCCATTAAAACCTTGGCCTTGGCCCTGAAGGCCGCCTCCTCCATTTCCCGCTGCATCCGCCGCCGGTAGTTGTCGAAATCCGCCGCCAGCCGCAGCATCTGGTTGTGTTTTTCCTCCAGTTGTTGCTGCAGCGTTTGCAGTTGCTGTTCTAGTTCCTGATGCGCCTGCTTCAGAGTTGCATACCGCTCCCGTTCCTGGAGTAACTCCTCCCGCAACGCTACCATCGCTTCCGGCGTAGCCTCCTCCGCAAGCTGGAGGTCGCCAAACGTCATTGGGGGTTCCGGTGTCTCCGTCTCCACCGTTTCTACAGCCGGCGGCTTTTCTGACTCAGTCGTTCCCACTGCTTCCGCCGGCACTTGTTCTGGATGGTCGTTCTCAGGATGGGAAGGCGTACTCACCATACATCGATCAACTAGTTCGTAATCCTACGTTAACATTCAGCTCACCCATTCAAGCAAGCTACTACGTTCGGTTAGCCCCCCTATCGCCTGTTACCTGTTTATTTTACCCAGCCTCCCGCCGCTTTTTAACAGGTGCAAAAAACTGCTGGGAAGCCCTTGGGGAAACTCGCCGGAGCGTGTAAGCTAGGATTATCCTTAGTTTGTACAGGCGTCCCCGTTGCTGGTTCTGTCATGGTGAACTCCCCGATTTCCGCCCGTCGGGCGCTCGTTACCCGTCAAGCCGGTACTAGCCCGATTGTGAAAGACCTTGTCAAGGCTGGTGTTGCCGAGCGAGAGCAAGTCATCAAAGCGTTGCAGCAGAGTCGTGAAGAGGGCCGCCCCCTACCGGAAGTCCTGGAACGGATGACCGGCAGGGCCTTGCCCGCCGAACTGGTGCGCCAGTACAAGCGGCAACAGCTATTTGAGTTGAAAGTCCTGTATGGGGTCGAATCCCTGGACCCGGAGCTGAACCCCATTTCCCTGTCCCAGATCAAAGAACTGGTAGATGTCCTGATTCCATTGGAGACCTGTCGCCGTTACGAGTTTTTGCCGGTGGCCCGCCAAGAGGGGGAAGCCCCTAGCCTGATAGTGGCAATGGTCAACCCGGATAACCTACAGGCGCTGGATGAATTGAACCGGCTGACCCGCTCCAAGGGCTTGCGCCTGCGCCGGCGGGTGATCACCCGCGAAGACTTTTTGCATCTGATCAACCTGTATGTCAACGAGATGCAGGCCGCCCAGGCCACTGGGGCAGCGATTCAGATCGAGACCGATATTGACCTGTCCCAGTATGAAGAACTTCAACAGGTCCAGGACGAAGAAGCTGAAATTGATTTGGCCCAAGCGCTGTCGGGTTCTCAGGAGGCGCCCATTGTCGCCCTGGCCAACAACATCCTGGCCAAAGCCCTGACCGAGCGGGCGTCAGACATCCACGTTGAACCTCAGGAGGAGTTCCTGCGCATCCGCTTTCGCAAGGATGGGGTGTTGCAACCCGGGTGGGACAATCTGCCGAAACAGGTCATTCCAGCGTTGACCTCTCGGTTCAAGCTCATGGCCAACCTGGACATTGCCGAGCGGCGGGTGCCCCAGGACGGGCGGATCCGGCGGCTCTTCCAGGGCCGCAAGATTGATTTCCGGGTCAGTACGGTGCCCACCCGCTACGGGGAAAAAATCTGTATGCGGATTCTGGACAATTCCGCGACCCAGTTGGGATTAGACAAGCTCATTACCGACCCGGAGACGCTCCAGATTGTTCGCGAGATGATCAAACGACCCTTCGGGTTAATCCTGGTGACCGGGCCGACGGGTTCGGGGAAAACGACAACCCTGTATTCCTGCTTGGCGGAGCGCAACGACCCCGGCATTAACATCAACACGGCGGAGGACCCAATTGAATACACGCTGCCAGGCCTGACCCAGGTGCAGGTGCTGCGGGAAAAGGGGGTGGACTTTGCCACAATCCTGCGGGCGTTTTTACGGCAGGACCCGGATGTGATTCTGGTGGGGGAAACGCGGGACAAGGAGACGGCCAAAACCGCCACTGAAGCGGCCTTGACGGGTCACCTGGTGTTGACCACGCTGCACACCAACGATGCCCCCAGCGCCATTGCGCGGCTGGCGGAAATGGGTATTGAGTCCCACATGGTGTCAGCGTCGCTAATTGGGGTGCTGGCCCAGCGGTTGATGCGGCGGGTGTGTACCGAATGCCGGATTCCCTACAGCCCTACGGCGGAGGAACTGGCTCGGTTTGGCTTGAGCGGGTCGGGGCAAGGATTGACCTTCTACCGGGCCAATGCCCTCACCCCCGAGCAAATCCGCCAGGCCAAGGCGCAGGGTCAACCGATCTGCAGCAAGTGCAACGGAGCCGGTTACAAAGGCCGGGTGGGGGTATACGAGGTGATGCGGGTGACGGAGCGCATCCAGCGGTTGATTACGGAAAACGCCCCTACGGAAGTGATCAAAGAAGTGGCGGTGGAGGAGGGCATGAAAACCCTGCTCGCCTACAGCTTGGAACTGGTGCGCCAGGGGTTGACGACGCTGGAGGAGGTGGAGCGGGTGACCTTCACCGACAGCGGCCTGGAGGCAGAACTCAAGGCCAAGCGCAAACAGGGGTTGGTCTGCCGGAATTGCCAAGCCACCCTCAAGCCGGAGTGGATGGAATGTCCCTACTGTTTGACGCCACGGTTTACAGATTGAGCATGGGAGGACAGCTATGGAACTGATGATGGAGGATTTGATGGAGGAGGTGATCCAGCGCGGGGGGTCGGATTTACACCTATCCGCTGGGTTGCCGCCCTACATTCGCATCAGTGGGAAGCTAACTCCTACAGAACACCCGCCCCTGACGGCAGAGCAATGCCAGCGGCTGATTTTCAGCATCTTGAACAACAACCAGCGCAAGATTTTTGAGCAGAATTGGGAACTGGACTGCTCCTACGGGATCAAGGGGCTGGCTCGGTTCCGGGTGAACGTCTACAAGGACCGGGGGACGGTAGCCGCCTGCTTGCGGGCGTTGCCTTCCAAAGTGCCTAGCTTTGAGTCCCTGGGGTTGCCGCCGGTGGTGCGGGAGATGTCCGAAAAACCCCGCGGGTTGGTGCTAGTGACGGGGCCAACGGGTTCAGGGAAATCCACGACCCTGGCGGCCATGATTGAAAACATCAACAACACGCGGGCTGAGCATATCATCACGATTGAGGACCCGATTGAGTTTGTGTACGAGTCCAAAAAGAGCATCATTCACCAGCGGCAAGTCCATGAGGACACCCGCAGTTTTGCCAATGCCTTGCGGGCGGCGCTGCGGGAGGACCCGGACGTGATCCTGGTGGGGGAGATGCGGGATTTGGAGACTATCCAGTTGGCGGTTACAGCGGCGGAAACGGGTCACTTGGTCTTCGGCACGCTGCACACCAGTTCGGCGGCCCAGACCGTGGACCGGATTGTGGATGTGTTCCCGCCGGAGCAGCAACAGCAGATCCGCGTGCAGTTGTCCACGTCTTTGGTGGCGGTCTTTAGTCAAACCCTGGTGCC encodes:
- the cysT gene encoding sulfate ABC transporter permease subunit CysT, whose amino-acid sequence is MKPYALGLPLFLYSYLGFLLLLPLAALVTSSVQSTGAEWWRWLTAPVALAAYRLTLTTALLAATVNTVLGLVTAWVLVRYEFPGRRLLDALVDLPFAMPSVVAAITLATLYGQGGLVGQFWDEGTFLGRLLPLNFTASVQAVVLAQLFVTLPFVVRTVQPVLWELEPEVEEAAYTLGASPWRCFRQILLPALTPALFTGFTLALARGIGEFGVVVLISGNIPYQTLTATVYIYQQLEAFNYPAATAVALVLLVASLALFGLTRWVQGRVLPRM
- the grpE gene encoding nucleotide exchange factor GrpE; the encoded protein is MVSTPSHPENDHPEQVPAEAVGTTESEKPPAVETVETETPEPPMTFGDLQLAEEATPEAMVALREELLQERERYATLKQAHQELEQQLQTLQQQLEEKHNQMLRLAADFDNYRRRMQREMEEAAFRAKAKVLMELLAVVDNFERARAHLQPETEEGMTIHKSYQGVYKQMVEELKKMGVAPIPSKGQPFDPTRHEAILQEASDEYPEGTVIEELRRGYFLKVGDQERVLRHALVKVSTGSQNPPSESPPAENS
- a CDS encoding type IV pilus twitching motility protein PilT — its product is MMEDLMEEVIQRGGSDLHLSAGLPPYIRISGKLTPTEHPPLTAEQCQRLIFSILNNNQRKIFEQNWELDCSYGIKGLARFRVNVYKDRGTVAACLRALPSKVPSFESLGLPPVVREMSEKPRGLVLVTGPTGSGKSTTLAAMIENINNTRAEHIITIEDPIEFVYESKKSIIHQRQVHEDTRSFANALRAALREDPDVILVGEMRDLETIQLAVTAAETGHLVFGTLHTSSAAQTVDRIVDVFPPEQQQQIRVQLSTSLVAVFSQTLVPRKNPKPGQFGRVMAQEIMVVTPAIANLIREGKTPQIYSAIQTGGKYGMQTLEKVLADLYKRGECTYEDVMAKTSKPEELQRLISGGATPAAATRA
- a CDS encoding GspE/PulE family protein codes for the protein MVNSPISARRALVTRQAGTSPIVKDLVKAGVAEREQVIKALQQSREEGRPLPEVLERMTGRALPAELVRQYKRQQLFELKVLYGVESLDPELNPISLSQIKELVDVLIPLETCRRYEFLPVARQEGEAPSLIVAMVNPDNLQALDELNRLTRSKGLRLRRRVITREDFLHLINLYVNEMQAAQATGAAIQIETDIDLSQYEELQQVQDEEAEIDLAQALSGSQEAPIVALANNILAKALTERASDIHVEPQEEFLRIRFRKDGVLQPGWDNLPKQVIPALTSRFKLMANLDIAERRVPQDGRIRRLFQGRKIDFRVSTVPTRYGEKICMRILDNSATQLGLDKLITDPETLQIVREMIKRPFGLILVTGPTGSGKTTTLYSCLAERNDPGININTAEDPIEYTLPGLTQVQVLREKGVDFATILRAFLRQDPDVILVGETRDKETAKTATEAALTGHLVLTTLHTNDAPSAIARLAEMGIESHMVSASLIGVLAQRLMRRVCTECRIPYSPTAEELARFGLSGSGQGLTFYRANALTPEQIRQAKAQGQPICSKCNGAGYKGRVGVYEVMRVTERIQRLITENAPTEVIKEVAVEEGMKTLLAYSLELVRQGLTTLEEVERVTFTDSGLEAELKAKRKQGLVCRNCQATLKPEWMECPYCLTPRFTD
- the dnaK gene encoding molecular chaperone DnaK — its product is MAKIVGIDLGTTNSCVAVLEGGQATVIPNAEGGRTTPSVVGFGKSGERLVGQPAKRRAVTDAENTIYSIKRFIGRRWQETEEERRRVPYKCVPGKDNTVNVEVRNQVYTPQEISAMILQKLKQDAESFLGEPVTQAVITVPAYFSDAQRQATKDAGTIAGLEVLRIINEPTAAALAFGVDKQDQDQTVLVFDLGGGTFDVSILRLGDGIFEVIATAGNNHLGGDDFDACLVEWILREFQEQEGIDLREDRMALQRVREAAEKAKIELSSALSTTINLPFIASDATGAKHIDVELTRAKFEELTRHLVQATLDPVGQALRDAGLKPRDIDRILLVGGSTRMPAVQRAIQEYFDGKAPEKSVNPDEAVAIGAAIQAGILGKETMVKDLLLLDVTPLSLGIETLGGVFTKIIERNTRIPTSRSQIFSTATDNQTVVEVHILQGERPMAADNRSLGRMELTGIPPAPRGVPQIEVTFEIDANGILQVTAVDKGTGRSQSVRLTNTGGLSPEEIKRMTLEATFSAEADARRKAFVELKNQADVLLSLYENTLREHGPYINEAVKSEAAARVGRIKRMMADSMTALEDFRRELDQLNVNLSQMGAAAYQRTVAAGGSSDFEQLE